A region of the Aethina tumida isolate Nest 87 chromosome 3, icAetTumi1.1, whole genome shotgun sequence genome:
AGGGACCAACATGAAATCCACTATTTGTTGGCGTGCTTGTACGCTTGTGATGACTTTTATCGTACCCCCTGGAAAACCTTCCAGTATAAAGAACTCACCGATATCCAAATTTCCCGTTACGAACACTTTTCCGTATGTGCAGAAATAGATGTGCGTGATTTTATTTCTGGACAGTTGAAAACCCGTCATATGTGTGGGATTGTCGGGGTGATACAGCGATATTAATTCCAGATAACCGTCCTGATAACCTACAGCCACGTAAGGAAATTCAGGATTCTCTGCGAAGGAACTGAAACCGTCTTTTACTGTGTAAGTGGTCACCACGTCTCCCTTGTCGATTTTGAATACGTAGAGCTTGTCGATATTGCCCATGGCCACGCAGTACTGCCCCATGGGATATATCAAACCAATGTGGGTGAAGAGACACGGCTCGTCAAAATGCAGTTTAGACTCTTGACCGTTTTCGTTGAATTTATACAGAACTCCTGTACCGTCCACATAGACCATTATGTTCGCATAGTTGGTCCTCATCGTTATGAATGGTCGCACAAACTGATGCTCCCAGGATTCTTTCCATTTACCTTTAACCTGCGAATATCTCtagaataatataacatttaattcgACGTTTGGTATTTAGTTTGGgcgaaattattacaataatgcGATTATTGACTCCCATCAGGATTCCTCCAAGCCAATGTATACATGGATATTTAACAGGTGATCTGCCACCtccatcaattatttttaccattttataattgtggttGACCTACATCTATCATTTTAGAATTGCTACTGaataaatgttcaataaattacCTGATACACATTGGCGTATATGTCAAGCACATACAAATTGTTATCAGGGGACCAAACCGCCGAACTGAGAGGATGCGACTCATTACCTTGGAACGTTACGGCGTGTGGCGTTACAAGAAAGTTATTGCATACATTGAACAAATCCCAAAgttgtatttttgttgtcCCGGTGGCCAATTGTACCATGTACTCCGGTCTTTGTAGGCTACatctaaaattagaaaatgacaCAAGCAATCCCGATAAGGTTTAGAAATTGAACCTTATGATTTGTGTTTGAACACGTATTTGGGAATTTTCCTGAAAATTCTTCGCCCCtgtgtaaatattgtatatggaTAATGTGAAGTTGGGGGCGTTCCCCAAACATATTAGCATCGACGAATAAGTGAACTCCAGTTTTACGTGTCCGTGCATTTGTTcatcttaaaattaactttacatttttcatttatccttttaattttacctACCGTTGATGGTGGAAACTTTTGCTAATCCAGGATAAGTGTATACGTGAATGTAGGGATACGAACAGGCCTCAGAATATGCAAAGATTCCTTGTCGTTTATGCCCTGCAATGCACTTCACGCCGTCACCTTTTTTATTGTGATGTGTTAGTGACATGTATGTTTTTTCCTTTGTAATTGTGTTAAAGAATCCTATGCAACAACCTTCTGCGTATAGTAAAACGTGtttcattataaatgtaaCTTGAGTTATTTGTCCCATTTTCATCCATctgaaaatgtatatataagtaaaataaatgtatatataaaaaaatacaaaagtacTTACTCTACTCTATTTTCAGACGCCTTCATTTTGAGGTAACGAAATAATCCAAGTAAAAAGTGAACTAAATTTATCGAATTGACGTTAAAATGTTAGAGGTCTGttatgtcaatatttttgcTTGACGACAAATTGAATTGATTCTGATGTGCGAAATCAactaagcaaaattaaagacacaggaagaaatatttaataatttgttgccaacaaacttattatataataatataatcgtTACTAAACTTCTACGATTTCAGTAACCCAATAGTGCTGTCACTACTCCATTTAGGGACACACCTGCCATATTCAATATGGCAAGAGACTCAGACCTAAAGTCAAGAGTAAtcgaaaatttaaagcttatgaatttttcatgtaGTGTTGAATTTGGGTCTATTAATATAAGTGCAGGAAAttgttaaatgaattattatataggtgaaaataaaactttaacctATACTAATAAAGTGCAACATCATATTAGGACCTCTAGTGATGTGTCAATTTCGGTAAAACTATATACTGTATAATTCTACATCATTTAGGAGAAAgtttaaacaagaaaattcataaattacttaaatcgGGAGTTATTCGGCATTTATAATCTCTCCACTTGATCTGCTCCGGTAGTGCTTATTATTCGAAAGTTAAatgatggaaatataaaattttatattatattattgaaataaaaattgaagtttgcattttagaaaaatctaaACTTTCTGTCAATACTATTAATATCGAACCGTTACAAGAGCATTCGTTGTATAATGTTCTCCATAATTACCATATTCCTTCAGCAAATAGTATTATAATATAGTTatgaaattgtataatattattataaaaactttgattttcaagaattatttaaaattttatacgttcataggtattttaataaaaaattctaattcagcttaaataaattatatgtaaattttctttttattttttcccatctatataatatttttatggtatataatatattttatatatatgcaaaaattgtttgttattttgtttgtttctgggtaatttaatcaaacattCTTTTTGAGcttcaataaataatggaaaaattttgtattggagtaataaatttaaaattttttctggAAATgtctactattttttatactttttgatAATGTaatcagatatttattttcagtttcaataaatattaaataactgtgTTCGCTTATTTCTTCTGCATATATTGTTGTATTAGAATATGATGAAAAATATGTAGTAGAATAAAAACTGACATTTCCaagatttgtttattattttgtacgtTTCTTAAGTAATCTAATCAGACATTTCCTTttagttgaaataaatattttattcgtttAACATATAAagcacataaaaatatgtactatatttttcataacgGTAAAAATTGCATGAACATtacagtttaatatatttcattacatgtacactttaattataataaatttaattttatataccaaAGCTCCTTATTCCAAAACACAAATTTCTTTCTTCACAAAAAGTCAATTATTATGATGTCCatagaaactaaaattttatgtcattTATACATCATTGCCAATTTGTGCATacaatcatttaatattttgtacatttttgtgcaattctttttaaaatggacAATATTATACCGAActgtacaaaatttcaatttgtaataCCTGACGGATTAAGGGAATTAATTTCGGACATCTCTAGAGAAGTATATTTGTTattggattttaataatatttaataaccttCCAATAACTAGGTCTTAAGAAGTCAACCAACAGATTTATATACTTTCATAGCTGACTATTTGGATGCTTTGCTACTAACTAGGGAAAATGCAAGGGGTGATGTCCATCAAACTTGAATCGTTAAACATAACGCcctatgtatataattatatttcagtcGCATCCAGATTGGTGACTTACATAAGCCACATATCAATATTAACAGCTGAACTGTTGGAAAAGACGGGCTTAACTAGTGCTGACGTTGAAcaaatttcaactattatACGATCAGTTTTCAGAAGGCAAATGCGTCTCAATACAGAATCCGCTCCAATGGCAACCGGTACCTACGTGAGAACATAAACCATCAAATCCATCTAAATTTCTGAGTTTTCAGAGGACGACATAAATGTTGTAGATGAAATAATGAGTTGTGTAGATATACCGGAAGTTGTGGCCGAGGAGGCGGCAGAAATTATTCAGAGGGCCTacgaagattttaaaaaaagacatCAGACAGAAAAGGATAAACTCTACGGTTTGGTAGACTGGAGAGTGGCGGCCAGAAGTGCCATACATTTGTATAGGAAAACCGGCGTCACAAAAGAAGAAGCAGATCGTGCCGCAAccttaataaaagttaatcatTCGTatatattactataataatattaattaacaatacttTTGTAGTCGGCTTATAAAGGATATTACACTAGGAGAAAAATTCGACTGGAATTCGGGCCAGATTTTCAGAGAATTCGTGCGGAATCACAAACTGATGATGAGGAGATGGAATTCACTACATCAGAATCTGAGTATGTGAAAATGTGTGAAACTGACGTACAATTACTAATCTCTTTTAGactttctaaaaaatcatCAACTTTATCGAGCACAAGCGCTGATCATTACAATTTTGCTGGACAAATTGTTGGCAACATCGTGCAGAGAGTATTCAGAAGAGAAGAACCAAAATCagcaagtaaattaaaaaaaagtaaagatAGCCCAAAGCAGAAGACATCAGTACGAGTTACTGTTGATGGTAAAGCAATACAACCAAGTAAGGACTCAGAAAAGGGGTTTTCTATTGATCACTCAGAAAGTGTTCTTGGTAAGTTGTCTTATAATTAGTTGTGCATTGAATGAATCTAAATCTTTGTAGACGAGAAAATCTCATCATGTAAGTAACTTTCAAGAAGATGTATTCCAAATAcgattaatgttttttttttcatagatTTGGATGTGGATTCTGATGACAGTCGTGATGAAATCCTTACATCAAccaatatttaactaaaatattatttttatcattattgtaAACTAgttctacttttttattacctaataaaattacatagtagtacataaacataaataaattgaaaattatatttttatattaaatttgtctacTTATCTTTGTATATGTACAGTTACATACTAAGAAAATCAATATGTAATATGttatgtacaaataaaaactcTTTGGGTCAAGATTAGGGATTATTGTGAGGAATTCTAAGGAAAAATGAAACTACGTTAGTATAACAAGACAatataatgatattaaaattcctAACAAGTGCCTTTGACTCAGTGGACATATTGACACATAactatataatacaattagtCGTGTGCTTGGCACTGGActcatacaaaaaattaacaaaaaccaTGTTTGAATTCAAATAAGaatttactaaatcaataaaggTGTTACAGTCTTAAGTTTGACTACATGTTACTTAAATGTGAACGGAGAAAtagttaatgaaaataataagtgGGAcgtaaatatttccaaaaactGTTGTCAGCTTTGACAGTGCTGTTTGTGGGCTGTTGTACTTCTGATGAGGGCGCAGGACTGGTATCGATTTTTTCCTGAGTTTCTTGGGTCTCTTCGGTTTCTTGAACGTTCTCCTTTGACTCGTCGGCCTTTGGACTCGTCGCAGGTTTAGGCACCTTTGGTCTAATGAACACGGGTTCGTGTGTAAAGGAACAGAAGTCGAGAAAGTCATCGTCTGGCACCCTTTGTTTGACTATTTTACACATTGCACTTACCCCTTCCACTATACAATAATTCTTGTAGTTCTTCGTGGCTTCTCTCAGGCGGGCCAGAAAGTCGGGCATGGCTCGCATCGCCACCCAATTCGTAACGGACGACGGTATATTAACGCCCGGATTATCGTAATATGTTAAACTAAATTCGACACCCGGCTGATCCATTTCACCGTATGGTTTTATCACCATACGCGACCAGTAATCCTCCACTCGATATTTGTCGCTTCTCTTTGGATATTTCGGGTGCACCGTGCTTTTGCTGAGTATTACCATCGTATTCGATTCATTGTGTATCATGTATCTTCGCAAGAAGACGTAGTCCCTGTTGGTGAAGAGCCTCTGCAACAAAAAGACTGAATAGGTCATGTACAAGACTTTTTACGTCCATTTGgagaatacaattaaatttattttgctacATTCATTTTGAATATCAGCCAATTTTAGGCTTGTTCATAACATAGAAGCTGCTCCAAAAATATCATCAGCTTTTCTATTTATGTGTGCTAAAATAACCCAGTTATAATTTCATATGTAAGTACTAAACATGTTTTTTGCTTATCTAGCTTTTAGTTGAAACACTATACATATACTAGATACATGAAactttgtttgttgtttttgtgatAAGTATGTTATATAAATCAGAACTCTGTCAATCAATTAGACATTGAAATGGTTGAAATTTGGCTTTGTCTTTGTGGGTTGACAAAGAagccacaattttatttttgatgtctgcatttaataatacaaaaaatggaTTTACATGCGCCAAAAATAGTTGGCAATTTTCCTACCATACCATTGAACTTGCAATGTTCAAAAATGAGGTTTTTGAACTtcacaaaattagaaaaaatcattgaagCAGCGAAGGGCAAAGAAAATCAACCCAACTATGAAAAATAAGGGTAACTATAGTTACCAACAAACAGTAACAACaaacattgtaatttataacgtTACGTGAGAATCTAGTGGAACCTGAGTTGCAATGGCAAAGTCAAAGAACCACACGAACAACAATCAAAGTCGCAAGAATCACCGCAACGGTGTCAAGAAACCGAAACGTAGACTGCACGAATCTACGTTGGGCATGGAGGCCAAGTTTCTGAAGAATCAAAAATTCGCCAAAAAGCACAACCTCAGCACCCAACAGCAGCTCAAAAGAGCAGCCGAAAGGAAAGCTCAAAGGgagaataagaaataaatacactta
Encoded here:
- the LOC109595330 gene encoding uncharacterized protein LOC109595330, translated to MDNIIPNCTKFQFVIPDGLRELISDISREVLRSQPTDLYTFIADYLDALLLTRENARVASRLVTYISHISILTAELLEKTGLTSADVEQISTIIRSVFRRQMRLNTESAPMATEDDINVVDEIMSCVDIPEVVAEEAAEIIQRAYEDFKKRHQTEKDKLYGLVDWRVAARSAIHLYRKTGVTKEEADRAATLIKSAYKGYYTRRKIRLEFGPDFQRIRAESQTDDEEMEFTTSESELSKKSSTLSSTSADHYNFAGQIVGNIVQRVFRREEPKSASKLKKSKDSPKQKTSVRVTVDGKAIQPSKDSEKGFSIDHSESVLDEKISSYLDVDSDDSRDEILTSTNI